TCCCACCATTTCAGGTTTTCAATCAAGCAAATAGTTTCGTGATTAAATCTATTTTTAATAACCTTTGCAGGATTTCCACCAACTATGGAATATTTTGGAATATTTTTAGTTACCACACTTCCCGCCCCAATAACACTTCCTCGGCCTATTGTTACTCCAGATAGAATTACGCAATTTGAACCTATCCACACATCATCTTCTATAATTATGTCGCCTTTGGAAAAAATATCATTT
This portion of the Sulfurospirillum tamanense genome encodes:
- a CDS encoding CatB-related O-acetyltransferase, which codes for NDIFSKGDIIIEDDVWIGSNCVILSGVTIGRGSVIGAGSVVTKNIPKYSIVGGNPAKVIKNRFNHETICLIENLKWWDWGIDKIKSNKDLFQLTEDEINLRFGDLSGND